The Oceaniferula flava genome contains the following window.
GCTCCTGAAGAGCGCGAGCGCGGTATCACCATTTCCACTGCTCACGTTGAGTACGAAACAGAAAACCGTCACTACGCTCACGTTGACTGCCCAGGTCACGCTGACTACGTTAAAAACATGATCACCGGTGCCGCTCAAATGGACGGTGGTATTCTCGTTGTTTCCGCTGCTGATGGCCCAATGCCACAGACACGTGAGCACATCCTTCTTGCTCGTCAGGTCGGTGTCCCAGCTCTCGTTGTGTTCATGAACAAGACTGACCAAGTCGACGACGAGGAACTCCTCGAGCTCGTTGAAATGGAAATCCGTGAACTCCTCAGCGCATACGAATTCCCTGGTGACGACATCCCAGTCATCAAAGGTTCCGCTCTTAAAGCTCTCGAAGGTGATGCTGACCACAAAGCAAACATCCTTAAGCTCATGGAAGCTGTCGACAGCTACATTCCTGAGCCAGAACGTCCAGTTGACCAAGACTTCCTCATGCCTATCGAGGACGTGTTCTCCATTGAAGGTCGCGGCACCGTCGCTACCGGTCGTGTTGAGCGCGGTATCGTTAAGAAAATGGAAGAGGTTGAAATCGTCGGTATCCGCGACACTCAAACCACCACCGTTACTGACATCGAAATGTTCCGTAAGTTGCTCGACGAAGGTCGTGCCGGTGACAACGTTGGTCTCCTTATGCGTGGTCTTAAGAAAGACGACCTCGAGCGTGGTCAGGTTATCGCCAAAAAAGGCAGCGTGACTCCTCACACCCAGTTCAAAGGTGAGATCTACGTTCTCTCCAAGGATGAAGGTGGCCGTCACACTCCTTTCTTCAGTAACTACCGTCCTCAGTTCTACTTCCGCACCACCGACGTGACTGGCAGCATCAAGCTTCCAGAAGGCGTCGAAATGGTCATGCCTGGCGACAACGTCGAGCTGGAAGTGACTCTCATCACACCAATCGCCATGGATCAAGCTGACAAGTTCGCTATCCGTGAAGGTGGCCGCACCGTGGGTGCTGGTCGTGTCGGTGAGATCATCGCCTAACACACTTAAGTCTGACTGTCTCACCCTGAGGTAGTCAGATTGCCGAAAGGCTGGTTTTCAGGGGCACTTCGGCTCGAACGTCGAAGTGCCCCTCAATCGCCTAAAGCACTCTCAATCTCGAATCGGATCTCTCGGTTCACTTTAAAAAAGCTAACAGCACCAAAGGGAAGTAGTTCAATGGTAGAGCGTCGGTTTCCAAAACCGAAAGTTGCAGGTTCGAGTCCTGTCTTCCCTGCCAGCTTTTTTAAACAGCGTCACAATTAACTTCGCCCGTCTTCGGGCAACCCATTACACCGCAGTATGTTCAGGAAAATCGCCACCTTCATTCACGAAGTCAAAGCCGAACTCCGCAAGGCCTCCTGGCCCTGGGATAACGATCCCAAAGCCAAGGGATTCCAGAAATACAAAGAGTTGGTCGATTCCACTCTCGTCGTACTCGTTGCTATGATCCTCCTCGCAGGATTTGTTTCTCTTTTTGACGTGATCGCCACCAAGGTCATCGGACTCTTGACCGGCCTCGGTCACTAATCACTCGCCGCTCCGGTCTGGCTGCCACTTGTTCTGGCGCAACGGAGCTACTCACTTTCTTTTTCCTACTTCCCTCAACTCCAATCTTATGCCTGCCATCCCAGAAGCCCGCAAACAGTGGTTCGTCGTCCACGTTCTCTCCGGTCAAGAGCAGAAGGTGCGCGACCGCATTAAGCGCCTTGTCGAGTCCGAGGAAATGGGCGACTATATCTTCGAAGTCCTCGTTCCCCAGGAGCGTGTCGAAGAAAACCGCAAAGGTAAAAAAATCGAAACCAAACGCAAGTTCTTCCCTGGCTACATCATCGTCAACATGAAGCTCTTTGCTGAAGATAACAGCCTCGTTGAAAAAACGTGGTACTTCATCAAGGAAATGGACGGCGTCATCGGATTCGCCGGAACCAAGGACAAACCCATCCCCATGCGTCAGCGTGAGGTCGATGGCATGCTTGGTCAAATCAAAGAGCGCGAGGAAAGCGTTCGCCCGGCCATCAGCTTCGACACTGGCGACAGCGTCAAGGTTGGCGACGGTCCTTTCGAGGGCCAGACCGGCATCATCGAGGAAATCGACCACGAAACTGGCAAACTCCTCGTTTCCGTGACCATCTTCGGTCGCTCCACACCAGTCGAGCTCGAAGCTTGGCAGGTTGAAAAAGGCTAAGGCCACTGCATCCACTCTCTTAATGTC
Protein-coding sequences here:
- the tuf gene encoding elongation factor Tu, yielding MAKEAFERSKPHVNVGTIGHVDHGKTTLTAAITNILAEASGGEAKAYDEIDAAPEERERGITISTAHVEYETENRHYAHVDCPGHADYVKNMITGAAQMDGGILVVSAADGPMPQTREHILLARQVGVPALVVFMNKTDQVDDEELLELVEMEIRELLSAYEFPGDDIPVIKGSALKALEGDADHKANILKLMEAVDSYIPEPERPVDQDFLMPIEDVFSIEGRGTVATGRVERGIVKKMEEVEIVGIRDTQTTTVTDIEMFRKLLDEGRAGDNVGLLMRGLKKDDLERGQVIAKKGSVTPHTQFKGEIYVLSKDEGGRHTPFFSNYRPQFYFRTTDVTGSIKLPEGVEMVMPGDNVELEVTLITPIAMDQADKFAIREGGRTVGAGRVGEIIA
- the secE gene encoding preprotein translocase subunit SecE, which codes for MFRKIATFIHEVKAELRKASWPWDNDPKAKGFQKYKELVDSTLVVLVAMILLAGFVSLFDVIATKVIGLLTGLGH
- the nusG gene encoding transcription termination/antitermination protein NusG, with amino-acid sequence MPAIPEARKQWFVVHVLSGQEQKVRDRIKRLVESEEMGDYIFEVLVPQERVEENRKGKKIETKRKFFPGYIIVNMKLFAEDNSLVEKTWYFIKEMDGVIGFAGTKDKPIPMRQREVDGMLGQIKEREESVRPAISFDTGDSVKVGDGPFEGQTGIIEEIDHETGKLLVSVTIFGRSTPVELEAWQVEKG